From Streptomyces sp. TLI_053, a single genomic window includes:
- the pheA gene encoding prephenate dehydratase has translation MSATRYTYLGPAGTFTEAALRTLPEAATRELVPMSSVQLVLDAVRGGEASGAFVPIENSVEGAVTATNDELASGVPLMIYREVLLPITFALLVRPGTGLADVKTVTSHPVAQAQVRRWLTANLPDAHWESAASNADGARLVAEGRYDGAFAGEFAAPIYGLDPLVKDIVDVQSATTRFVLVGRPGRVSSPTGADKTSMVAWLPDDHPGALLELLQEFAVRGVNLMRIESRPTGEGLGNYCFLIDCEGHLSDRRVGEALMGLKRICPQVRFLGSYPRADRQVSGHQRPGTSDADFGAAADWLSRCLDGRGDV, from the coding sequence ATGTCGGCCACCCGCTACACGTACCTCGGGCCGGCCGGGACCTTTACCGAGGCGGCCCTGCGCACCCTGCCGGAGGCGGCGACCCGGGAGCTGGTGCCGATGTCCTCGGTCCAGCTGGTGCTGGACGCGGTGCGGGGCGGCGAGGCCTCGGGCGCGTTCGTGCCGATCGAGAACTCGGTCGAGGGCGCCGTCACGGCCACCAACGACGAACTCGCCTCCGGCGTCCCGCTGATGATCTACCGCGAGGTGCTGCTCCCGATCACCTTCGCGCTGCTGGTGCGGCCGGGCACCGGGCTGGCGGACGTCAAGACCGTCACCAGCCACCCGGTGGCGCAGGCCCAGGTCCGCCGCTGGCTCACCGCCAACCTCCCGGACGCGCACTGGGAGTCGGCCGCCTCGAACGCCGACGGCGCCCGGCTGGTCGCCGAGGGCCGGTACGACGGCGCGTTCGCGGGCGAGTTCGCGGCCCCGATCTACGGGCTGGACCCGCTGGTCAAGGACATCGTGGACGTGCAGAGCGCGACCACCCGGTTCGTCCTGGTGGGCCGACCGGGGCGGGTGTCCTCGCCGACCGGGGCGGACAAGACCTCGATGGTGGCCTGGCTGCCGGACGACCACCCGGGCGCCCTGCTGGAGCTGCTCCAGGAGTTCGCGGTGCGCGGGGTCAACCTGATGCGGATCGAGTCCCGCCCGACCGGGGAGGGGCTCGGCAACTACTGCTTCCTGATCGACTGCGAGGGCCACCTCAGCGACCGCCGGGTCGGCGAGGCGCTGATGGGCCTCAAGCGGATCTGCCCGCAGGTGCGGTTCCTCGGCTCCTATCCGCGCGCCGACCGGCAGGTGTCCGGGCACCAGCGGCCCGGCACCTCGGACGCCGATTTCGGCGCGGCCGCGGACTGGCTCTCCCGTTGCCTCGACGGGCGCGGGGACGTCTGA
- the efeB gene encoding iron uptake transporter deferrochelatase/peroxidase subunit encodes METSTSTSPDSNSDSTAGDTDAGRAPGPTRRTLLGTAGAGLVVGVGAGVATALAVERRDRSPAAPATGTGPGLGLAAVGFHGEHQAGILEPQQARVQLAAFDLSGGVGRDGVRALLRRWSRTAARMAAGEPADEFENQIALDAGPCSLTVTFGFGASLFDRTGLADRRPAGLEPLPAFPADALDPARGDGDLFVQIGADDALVAVHALRVLQRQAAGTAALRWQMSGFARTPGATRSPMTGRNLMGQVDGTNNPRPDEDGFAAKVFVAAGGDQPAWLAGGSFLVFRRIRMLLDNWEALPVERQERVIGRRKSDGAPLGAAADAGERTPVDLAAQAADGSLAVPADAHIRVAAPAANGGAAMLRRGFSYHDGLLADGSPDAGLLFLAFQSDPRKGFTPVQRKLARGDGLSRFLRHEASGLYAVPPGVSPDGYVGQSLFD; translated from the coding sequence ATGGAAACCAGCACCAGCACCAGCCCCGACAGCAACAGCGACAGCACCGCCGGGGACACCGACGCCGGCCGCGCCCCCGGTCCGACCCGGCGGACCCTGCTGGGCACCGCCGGGGCCGGCCTGGTGGTCGGGGTCGGGGCCGGGGTCGCGACGGCCCTGGCCGTGGAACGGCGCGACCGGAGCCCGGCAGCGCCGGCGACCGGAACGGGCCCCGGTCTGGGGCTCGCCGCGGTGGGATTCCACGGCGAGCACCAGGCCGGGATCCTCGAACCCCAGCAGGCCCGGGTCCAGCTGGCCGCCTTCGACCTGTCCGGCGGGGTCGGCCGGGACGGCGTGCGGGCACTGCTCCGGCGCTGGTCGCGCACCGCCGCCCGGATGGCGGCGGGCGAGCCGGCCGACGAGTTCGAGAACCAGATCGCCCTGGACGCCGGTCCCTGTTCGCTCACCGTCACCTTCGGCTTCGGTGCCTCGCTGTTCGACCGGACCGGGCTGGCCGACCGGCGCCCGGCCGGGCTGGAGCCGCTGCCCGCCTTCCCGGCCGACGCGCTGGACCCGGCCCGCGGCGACGGCGACCTGTTCGTGCAGATCGGCGCCGACGACGCGCTGGTCGCGGTGCACGCGCTGCGGGTGCTCCAGCGCCAGGCGGCCGGCACCGCCGCACTGCGCTGGCAGATGTCCGGCTTCGCCCGGACGCCCGGTGCCACCCGCAGCCCCATGACCGGACGCAATCTGATGGGCCAGGTCGACGGGACAAACAACCCCCGGCCGGACGAGGACGGCTTCGCGGCCAAGGTGTTCGTCGCCGCCGGGGGCGATCAGCCGGCCTGGCTGGCGGGCGGCTCGTTCCTGGTGTTCCGGCGGATCCGGATGCTGCTGGACAACTGGGAGGCGCTGCCGGTGGAGCGCCAGGAGCGGGTGATCGGACGGCGCAAGTCGGACGGCGCACCGCTCGGGGCGGCCGCCGACGCGGGCGAGCGCACGCCGGTGGACCTCGCCGCGCAGGCGGCGGACGGGTCGCTGGCCGTGCCCGCGGACGCGCACATCCGGGTCGCGGCGCCGGCCGCCAACGGCGGGGCGGCCATGCTGCGGCGCGGGTTCTCGTACCACGACGGGCTGCTGGCCGACGGGTCGCCGGACGCCGGGCTGCTCTTCCTGGCCTTCCAGTCCGACCCGCGCAAGGGGTTCACCCCGGTGCAGCGCAAGCTGGCCCGGGGCGACGGGCTGTCCCGCTTCCTGCGGCACGAGGCGAGCGGGCTGTACGCCGTCCCGCCGGGGGTGTCGCCGGACGGGTACGTCGGGCAGTCCCTGTTCGACTGA
- a CDS encoding FixH family protein, translating into MLMGRTPKARPATAGAATTVRTTAVRTRTARAATARLSARRTAGLLGVLGAVLALLLGGAGPASAHAALQSTDPAQNSVLPAAPQAVTLTFSEAVSLSSDSVRVLDPAGRAVDSGSPAHADGKDNTARVGLGPGLANGTYTVAWRAVSEDSHPIGGAFTFSIGAPSATTVSTTALQNAEADGLVAALYGTGRTVAYAAFALLVGAAGFVLLCWPAGASRRPVQRLLMTGWVALLVSTVAVLMLRGPYERGSGVGKAFDLSLIRTTLDERIGTALAARLLLLAASGVFLSLLVGQLGLPQGGRAKAVTNGPSTASGSGTTGSDGDPEEAELRELERRAAERPQREARLGLGVAGLVLAVALSATWVGADHASVGIQVWLALPLGMLHLVAMALWLGGLAAMLVGLREGIGAEVADRFSKIAFGAVLVLAGTGVYQSWRGLGSWGALTGTDYGRLLLVKTGCVIAMLGVAWMSRTWLARLRATPEEAAEVAPEPVAVPASATARVPDPAPDAASDAGAGADGADSADPVRRAQLARQRAARATADRDRGLTPTRAGLRRSVLVEAVVAVAVLVVTTLLTNSPPGRVAGEVAAAAANGAATTSGGTSAGTTGGAPAPQTVPGRTVELKLPYDTKGRTPNAKGTATVTLNPAGTGSNEVHLKLDGADGSPVEVPEVELAFTLPDRDLGPLTVPLTAEGTGRWTGTAQLPLAGNWVVSVVIRSSDIDQTTEIKQLKIG; encoded by the coding sequence ATGCTGATGGGACGGACGCCGAAGGCACGGCCGGCGACGGCAGGGGCGGCGACGACGGTACGGACGACGGCAGTACGGACGAGGACGGCACGGGCAGCGACGGCACGGCTGTCGGCACGGCGGACCGCCGGGCTGCTCGGTGTGCTCGGCGCGGTGCTCGCGCTGCTGCTCGGCGGCGCCGGACCGGCCTCCGCGCACGCCGCCCTGCAGTCCACCGACCCGGCGCAGAACTCCGTTCTGCCCGCCGCGCCGCAGGCCGTCACACTGACCTTCAGCGAGGCCGTCTCGCTCTCCTCGGACTCGGTGCGGGTGCTCGACCCGGCCGGCCGGGCAGTCGACTCGGGCAGCCCCGCGCACGCCGACGGCAAGGACAACACCGCCCGGGTCGGGCTGGGCCCCGGACTCGCCAACGGCACCTACACGGTCGCCTGGCGGGCCGTCTCGGAGGACTCGCACCCGATCGGCGGCGCCTTCACCTTCTCGATCGGCGCGCCCTCGGCCACCACCGTCTCCACCACCGCCCTGCAGAACGCCGAGGCCGACGGCCTGGTCGCCGCGCTCTACGGCACCGGCCGGACGGTCGCCTACGCGGCGTTCGCGCTGCTCGTCGGCGCGGCCGGCTTCGTGCTGCTCTGCTGGCCGGCCGGGGCGTCCCGGCGTCCGGTGCAGCGACTGCTGATGACCGGTTGGGTGGCGCTGCTGGTGTCCACCGTCGCGGTGCTGATGCTGCGCGGACCGTACGAGCGGGGTTCGGGGGTCGGCAAGGCCTTCGACCTGTCGCTGATCCGGACCACGCTGGACGAGCGGATCGGCACCGCTCTGGCGGCCCGGCTGCTGCTGCTCGCGGCGAGCGGGGTGTTCCTCTCCCTGCTGGTCGGTCAGCTCGGGCTGCCGCAGGGCGGCCGGGCGAAGGCCGTGACGAACGGCCCTTCCACTGCCTCCGGCTCCGGTACCACCGGCTCGGACGGCGATCCGGAGGAGGCCGAGCTGCGCGAGCTGGAGCGGCGCGCCGCCGAACGCCCGCAGCGCGAGGCCCGGCTCGGCCTCGGGGTGGCCGGACTGGTGCTGGCCGTCGCGCTCTCGGCGACCTGGGTCGGCGCGGACCACGCCTCGGTGGGCATCCAGGTCTGGCTGGCACTGCCGCTCGGAATGCTCCACCTGGTGGCCATGGCGCTCTGGCTGGGCGGCCTGGCCGCGATGCTGGTCGGGCTGCGCGAGGGGATCGGCGCGGAGGTCGCGGACCGCTTCTCGAAGATCGCGTTCGGCGCCGTCCTGGTGCTGGCCGGCACCGGCGTCTACCAGTCCTGGCGCGGACTCGGCAGCTGGGGCGCGCTGACCGGTACCGACTACGGGCGGCTGCTGCTGGTGAAGACCGGCTGTGTGATCGCCATGCTCGGCGTCGCCTGGATGTCCCGCACCTGGCTCGCCCGGCTGCGCGCCACCCCGGAGGAGGCGGCCGAGGTCGCGCCGGAGCCGGTCGCGGTCCCCGCGTCCGCCACGGCCCGCGTCCCCGACCCCGCCCCGGACGCCGCCTCCGATGCGGGCGCGGGCGCGGACGGCGCGGACAGCGCGGACCCGGTCCGCCGGGCCCAGCTGGCCCGTCAGCGGGCGGCCCGGGCGACCGCCGACCGGGACCGGGGGCTCACTCCGACCCGGGCCGGGCTGCGCCGCTCGGTACTGGTCGAGGCGGTGGTCGCGGTGGCCGTCCTGGTGGTCACCACCCTGCTCACCAACTCCCCGCCCGGACGGGTGGCGGGCGAGGTCGCGGCCGCCGCGGCGAACGGCGCCGCCACGACGTCCGGCGGCACCTCGGCCGGCACGACCGGCGGGGCGCCCGCCCCGCAGACGGTGCCCGGCCGGACCGTGGAGCTCAAGCTCCCGTACGACACCAAGGGCCGGACGCCGAACGCCAAGGGCACCGCGACCGTCACCCTCAACCCGGCCGGCACCGGCTCGAACGAGGTCCACCTGAAGCTGGACGGCGCGGACGGCTCGCCGGTCGAGGTGCCCGAGGTCGAGCTCGCCTTCACCCTGCCGGACCGCGACCTCGGCCCGCTCACCGTCCCGCTCACCGCCGAGGGCACCGGACGCTGGACCGGGACGGCTCAGCTGCCGCTCGCCGGGAACTGGGTGGTGTCGGTGGTGATCAGATCCTCCGACATCGACCAGACCACGGAGATCAAGCAGCTGAAGATCGGATAG
- a CDS encoding copper chaperone PCu(A)C, whose translation MKGALGFRRTALAGAVLATALGGGAFLVACGSGGQNGGGAAAGGGAARLSVADPYIPMPPAGGMAAGYLTVRNEGGEGDELVKVSSPGASSVTMHRSTASTMEQVEKLDVPAHGALQLARGGTHLMIMGWQKAPVLGDELELDLTFTRTGTISVKVPVKELTYRPGQQ comes from the coding sequence ATGAAGGGCGCCCTCGGCTTCCGCCGGACGGCGCTGGCAGGGGCGGTGCTGGCGACGGCACTGGGCGGCGGCGCCTTCCTGGTCGCCTGCGGGAGCGGCGGCCAGAACGGCGGAGGTGCCGCGGCCGGCGGCGGAGCGGCCCGACTCAGCGTCGCCGACCCCTACATCCCGATGCCGCCGGCCGGTGGCATGGCGGCCGGCTACCTGACGGTGCGCAACGAGGGCGGCGAGGGCGACGAGCTGGTGAAGGTCTCCAGCCCCGGCGCCTCCTCGGTCACCATGCACCGCTCCACCGCGAGCACGATGGAGCAGGTCGAGAAGCTCGACGTCCCCGCGCACGGCGCGCTGCAGCTCGCCCGGGGCGGCACCCATCTGATGATCATGGGGTGGCAGAAGGCCCCGGTCCTGGGTGACGAACTCGAACTCGACCTGACCTTCACCCGCACCGGCACCATCTCGGTGAAGGTGCCGGTCAAGGAGCTCACCTACCGGCCCGGCCAGCAGTAA
- a CDS encoding SCO family protein has translation MLRSARTPRTARLAGATAVALAAALALTACGSSGSDTAGPAKVVQQKSDSPYEGTVLGKHFDKPDLQLTDTSGQPYDLRQKTGGRTTLLFFGYTSCPDVCPTTMGDIGVAMKKLTPEERQKVDVVFVSTDPQRDTPQVLRAWLDSMGSDFIGLTGDLGKVKAAAKALGILIEDPVTNADGTVTSTHGAQVLAFLPSDDKAHVLYLSGTEVKTFEHDLPLLAKGVAA, from the coding sequence ATGCTCCGCTCCGCCCGTACCCCCCGCACCGCCCGCCTGGCCGGGGCCACCGCCGTCGCCCTCGCCGCCGCGCTCGCGCTGACGGCCTGCGGCTCGTCCGGCTCCGACACCGCCGGCCCCGCCAAGGTCGTCCAGCAGAAGAGCGACTCGCCCTACGAGGGCACCGTGCTCGGCAAGCACTTCGACAAGCCCGACCTCCAGCTGACCGACACCTCCGGCCAGCCCTACGACCTGCGGCAGAAGACCGGCGGCCGGACCACGCTGCTGTTCTTCGGCTACACCAGCTGCCCGGACGTCTGCCCGACCACCATGGGCGACATCGGCGTGGCGATGAAGAAGCTCACCCCGGAGGAGCGGCAGAAGGTCGACGTCGTGTTCGTCTCCACCGACCCCCAGCGCGACACCCCGCAGGTGCTGCGCGCCTGGCTGGACTCGATGGGCAGCGACTTCATAGGCCTGACCGGGGACCTGGGCAAGGTGAAGGCGGCCGCCAAGGCGCTCGGCATCCTGATCGAGGACCCGGTGACCAACGCCGACGGGACCGTCACCTCCACCCACGGCGCCCAGGTGCTGGCCTTCCTGCCCTCGGACGACAAGGCGCACGTGCTCTACCTGAGCGGCACCGAGGTGAAGACCTTCGAGCACGACCTGCCGCTGCTCGCCAAGGGGGTCGCCGCATGA
- a CDS encoding YcnI family protein, with translation MRSLPARRTAAVALAAAASVVALAGPAFAHVTVNPGSAEQGGYTAVDFRVPNENDAAGTVKLEVNLPLDHPLASVRTQPLPGWTSTVEKAKLDKPIKVHGNDVNEAVSKITWTADAGVKIAPGQFQEFRVSLGPLPTDADAMVFKALQTYDNGDVVRWIDEAKDGQPEPAKPAPVLKLTKATSADGHGVTASATPSAAADGHGTGHGDAAKNDAASDDKASDSTARVLGVVGIVVGVIGTAVGVLGLRRRNGGSAS, from the coding sequence ATGCGTTCCCTTCCCGCCCGTCGTACCGCCGCCGTCGCCCTCGCCGCCGCCGCCTCGGTGGTGGCCCTCGCCGGTCCCGCCTTCGCCCACGTCACCGTGAACCCGGGCAGCGCCGAGCAGGGCGGCTACACCGCCGTCGACTTCCGGGTCCCGAACGAGAACGACGCCGCCGGCACCGTCAAGCTGGAGGTCAACCTCCCGCTGGACCACCCGCTCGCCTCGGTCCGCACCCAGCCGCTGCCGGGCTGGACCTCCACCGTCGAGAAGGCCAAGCTGGACAAGCCGATCAAGGTCCACGGCAACGACGTCAACGAGGCCGTCTCCAAGATCACCTGGACCGCCGACGCCGGCGTGAAGATCGCCCCCGGCCAGTTCCAGGAGTTCCGGGTCTCGCTCGGCCCGCTGCCGACCGACGCCGACGCGATGGTCTTCAAGGCCCTGCAGACCTACGACAACGGCGACGTCGTCCGCTGGATCGACGAGGCCAAGGACGGCCAGCCCGAGCCGGCCAAGCCCGCCCCGGTGCTGAAGCTGACCAAGGCCACCTCGGCCGACGGCCACGGCGTGACCGCCTCCGCCACCCCGTCGGCCGCCGCCGACGGCCACGGCACCGGGCACGGCGACGCGGCCAAGAACGACGCCGCCTCGGACGACAAGGCGAGCGACTCCACCGCCCGCGTGCTCGGCGTGGTCGGCATCGTGGTCGGTGTGATCGGCACCGCCGTCGGCGTCCTCGGCCTGCGCCGCCGCAACGGCGGCTCGGCCTCCTGA